The region GACAAAGCCATTTATTATGTTCCTTTTTCATCGGATTGGCAGCACATTCAGGACAAAATACACCCTTGATCAATTCGTTTTTGCTAATGCCAAATTTCTTTAAAACATCCGCTTTCGGTGGTGTATGATCCGCTTGAATGCGATCAAAAATCTGTTGAAATGTTCTTTGGTCTAAAACCTGGTTTGTGTATATGTGATTTTGTTCATGAATATGAAATGGTAATGATTTACTGTAGATCACTTCATTAGGAACCGTACTTTGTGGAAAAAGCGGTTTGATGATGGTGCTGGGAAAACTGATTACAACGAAATATAGTATTGGTACGTGGGGAAAATTATACATTCGAAGCCACTTTTGCAGTCGATGCCGTTGCAATTTGACTTGAATAATTGGATTTGGCAGGCCTTCTTCCCGACCATCGTCACCAACCCTGAGGACTTGTCTATCTCCGTCAAAGTATAAGGTGCCATACCAATTTTTCACTTCCAGCATCAGAATGTATTGTTTGGATAAAAGGAGTTTGTCAATTTCAAAATAATCATTTCCATCGGGCAACCGTGGATTATGGAAAATGGAAATGTCTTCACCGGGCAGAAATTTCAGGGGAAAGGTTAATGCAGATTCACCTTTGATACCTGTACGCTCCTTTTTTATCTGATCTTGGAGTCGAGGTTTTATCGGGTGAAACGGGGCTGTTCGCC is a window of Lentibacillus daqui DNA encoding:
- a CDS encoding nuclease-related domain-containing protein produces the protein MTSKPNIETDYLSKILALDRRTAPFHPIKPRLQDQIKKERTGIKGESALTFPLKFLPGEDISIFHNPRLPDGNDYFEIDKLLLSKQYILMLEVKNWYGTLYFDGDRQVLRVGDDGREEGLPNPIIQVKLQRHRLQKWLRMYNFPHVPILYFVVISFPSTIIKPLFPQSTVPNEVIYSKSLPFHIHEQNHIYTNQVLDQRTFQQIFDRIQADHTPPKADVLKKFGISKNELIKGVFCPECAANPMKKEHNKWLCPQCHHASRSAHLQALHDYKLLIGDTITNQDAREFLRIDSSHVMKRILQKEGFPVSGKNRWQKYTLDFGDR